The DNA region AGCTCGGGGGGCAGCAGGCTCACGAGTTCCAGGGGGGCGTACTCGGGGAACACCAGCAGGTTCGCCCCCCGCCCCGCCGCGTCGGCGACCCAGCCCGAAACCTTGGCCTCGTACGCCCCCCAGTCCGGGTGAAAGTCCACCGGGTACGCCGCCGCCGCCACACGCAACACCGTCATGGGGGGAGTGTAGCGGCTGACCCGGAGGGGGTCGGGGCGACGGCCTCCCTTTCCCCTTTCTCAAGGGCGCTCTGCCGTGGGGCCGCGAACCCGGGTGTAGCCTGACCCCATGTCATCCGGCGGATTCGAGGATCTCACCGATGGGGAAGTCGAGCGGCAGGCCGAGCTGGAGGAACACTGGCCGGAGCGGCTGGAAGAGGCGGACCGGGCCGTGGCGGCGCGCCTCCAGGAGGCCGGGTTGACCGGCAGGCTCCAGATCGGGGACGGCTTCCGGTTCGCGTGGCTGCGGGGGGACGACGTGGTCGCCGAGTCGGACTTCCGGCAACGCTTCCCGGAGGCGTTCGAGGAGGCCGTGGGGCGGCTCCCGGCCCAGTACCGCGCTTGACCCGGGGCGGCCCGCCCCACTCCCCGTGACGGGCCTCGTCTGGCTCGCGCTGGACGGCGTCGGCCACCCGCAGGGCGCGCCGGAGGGCTCCGTCTGGGAGACCGAGTTGCCCGCGCTGCGCCCCCTGGTGGACTCGGGCCTGGCGCTCGACGCGACGCTGGGCGTGCCGGGCCTGCCGCAGTCGGGCACCGGGCAGACGTGCTGGCTGACGGGGCTGGACGCCGTGCGCCACATGGGCGAGCACTTCGGGCCGCACCCCGGGCCCACGCTTCAGCGGCTGCTGCGTGCCCGGGCGCTTCCCGGACGGATTGTGCGCGCGGGCGGACGGGCGGCGTTGGCGAACCACTACCCGCCCGCCTACTTCGCGTCGCAGGAACGGCGGCCCCGGATGGGCTGCTTCCCCTTCTCCTTCCTGGCCGCGGGGCTGAGCCTCAACCCGCCCGGTGTGCCCCCCGTGCCCGCCACCCTGGGGCTGGGCTACGCCGATCCCTGGCCGCCCGGGGAGCCCCTGGCCGAGGTCACGCGGCTGGGGACGGTGCTGGCGGATGCCGCGCGCGAGCAGGACCTGATCGTCTGCGACCTGTGGTTCGGCGACCGCCTGGGGCACCTGGGCCGCGACCCTCTCCCCTCAGGCGTCCTGCAGGCCGGGCGGGCCTACCTGGAGCGGGTGGACGCCCTGCTGCTGGGGCTGCTTGGCGCGGGGGCGAGGGTGGTCCTGACCAGTGACCACGGGAACCTGGAAGACCTGCGCGTCAAGACCCACACCGTCGCCCGGGTGCCGTTCGCCGGGGTGGGGGTGGACCTCGGCCCTGCCCAAACCGTGGTGGAGGGAGGCCGGGTCCTCGCGGGCTGGTTCGGGGAGCTGGGGGACGGCGACGGGCGCGCGGAATTGTAACCCAGGCCGGAGTAGGCGGCGGAAGTTATCCACAGCCTTTTCCACAGGCCTTGTGGACAAGTGTGGAAAAGGGCCGGGGTGCACTCGGGCGGGACACGGCAAAAAGAGCGTCCCACACGGCGCTCCCGGACAAGTACAAGGGGGATAAGCGCGACCGTGAGGTTATCCACAGGGCCGCGTTTCACTGTGGATAACTCTGCCGCCCCGCTTCCCGCGCGGCCCGAATGAAGGCGCGGACCTCTCCCGGATTTTTCACACCCGGCCTCTCCTCCAGGCGGCTCACGGCGTCCACCCCCGCCGGGCGCAGCACGCGGATCGCCTCCGCGACGTTCGCGGGTCCCAGGCCCCCGGCGAGCCAGGCCCCGGGCGGGAACACGTCCCGCAGGGCCTCCCAGTCGAGCGGCACCCCGCCCCCCGGTTCCGGCGCGTCCACCATGGGGGTCACGGCGGGGTCCTCCAGAGTCTCCAGCACGTCCCCGCGGCCCAGGTCGCCCGGGCACAGAACGCGCAGAACGGGATGATACCGGGCGACCTCGCGCACGTAAAGACTTGACAGCGGGCCGTGGAGCTGCACGGCGCTCACCCGCGCGGCCTCGGCCAGGCGCAGCACCTCGTCCAGCCCCTGATTCAGGAACACGCCGACCCGCCCCACCGCCGGGCCGACCGCGAGCCCCGCCTCCCGCGCCACCCCGGCCAGGACGAGCCGGCGGCTGACCGGCGCGAAGATGAAGCCCAGCGCGTCGGCCCCCACCTCCGCCGAGAGGAGGGCGTCGTGGACGGAGGTGATGCCGCAGACCTTGACGCGGATCAACGCCCGGCCTCCAGGGCGCTCAGCCGCGCCTCCAGGTCGCGGACGCGGCGGGTCAGGGCCACCAGCAGCAGCGCGTAGTGGTCGTACAGCTTGGGGCGCTCCAGCCGGGCCTCGCCGGACATCCACTCCGAGAGCAGCCGCTCGGCCTCGCGCAGCACCTCCTCGTCGGGCACCTCGCGGAAGTTCCGGTCCCCGAGGATCGTGCGGGCGAAATTCAGTTCGCGGTCGGTCATGGGGGCATTGTGGCGCAGCGGCGGGGTGGCCGGGGGTGCGCGGTGCCGGCCCGGGGACCCCACCGGCCCGTCCTTCTGCCCGGGGGCCTCCCCGTCTGCTCCTCGGCATCCGGTTCCCCGGTCGTGCGGGGAAGCTCCCGGACGCGCTTCTCCACCGGGCGGGAAAGCGCCTCGGTGGATGCCATAGCTGGAGCTGGGAGGATTCAGGGTGGGGCGGCCAACCTCCCGGATGCCGGCCTCCGTGCCGTGCCCCATCCTCTTCCCCGCTGAACCCGGCACTTGCCCGCCCGCTCACGCCCTTCCTGGGGCACTCTCACCACTGGACCCAACGGACTTAGGCCCCGGCCCAGGTGCGAGGGTTGTGGGGCGCCGCCCACCGGAAGAGCCTGTGACCCCCGGGAAGAAGACCACCTCCAGCCATTCATCACGGACGGCCCGTGGCGGACTGATGGGCTGAAGACCCTGCCCAGCGGGCCCAGCGAATACCGGGAACGAAGCGGGGCCGCCTGCCCTCAGAGCCGGACGCTGCGCCAGCGGCCGGAGGCGAAGCGCAGCACGTAGGCCACGGCGGCCAGGGTGATGAAGGCGAGCGCGGCCCCCCACGCCCCGGTCACGCCGTAGCGGGGGGCCAGCCAGGAGGCGCCCAGCACCATGACCAGCCACGCGCCCGTCAGGGTCACGATCAGCCGGAAGCGGGTGTCGCCCGCCCCGCCCAGCGCCCCGCCGAGGACGATGGCGACCCCGTCGAGGATCTGGTAGGCCGCCATAACGGCCAGGACGCTCGTGCCCACGGCGAGGACCTCGGGGCTGCGGCTGAACAGGCCGATCAGGGGGCGAGGCAGCGTCAGGAACAGGACGCCCAGCACGCCCATGAAGGCGGCGGCGAGGCCAGTTCCCCGCCAGCCGATGCGGGTGGCGACCTCGGGGCGGCCCGCCCCCAGCGCCCGGGAAAGCAGGCTCCCCGTGGCCGACGCGAGGGCGAAGGCGGGCAGAAAACCCAGGCTGGCGAGCTGGAGGGCGATCTGCGACGCGGCGAGTTCGGTGGGACCCAGGCGGGAGAGAACTCCCTGAAAGGCGGTGAAGGCGCTCACGTCGGCGAGTTCGGTGACGCCCGCCGGCAGGCTGACCCGCGCGAGGCTTCCCAGCTCCCCCCGGGTGGGCCGCGCCAGCCGGAACGGCCCGAAGCGCGGCCCGTGCAGGTGGCCCAGG from Deinococcus aerius includes:
- a CDS encoding metalloenzyme domain protein, producing the protein MTGLVWLALDGVGHPQGAPEGSVWETELPALRPLVDSGLALDATLGVPGLPQSGTGQTCWLTGLDAVRHMGEHFGPHPGPTLQRLLRARALPGRIVRAGGRAALANHYPPAYFASQERRPRMGCFPFSFLAAGLSLNPPGVPPVPATLGLGYADPWPPGEPLAEVTRLGTVLADAAREQDLIVCDLWFGDRLGHLGRDPLPSGVLQAGRAYLERVDALLLGLLGAGARVVLTSDHGNLEDLRVKTHTVARVPFAGVGVDLGPAQTVVEGGRVLAGWFGELGDGDGRAEL
- a CDS encoding MATE family efflux transporter, which translates into the protein MSAAPTSPGAPQGSTRELLTLAGPLMLSNLAYTAVGFTDTLLMGRLGVVEVGAVGFANICLLTLVLLFRGSLNTASTFVARALGAGDAAGVRRWASVFLGSALVGVPLALVGPLLLDGLFALLRPEPGITAVARTYTHIRVWEIPVLLLGSAALSVMVGLGNTRTPMRLAWLVVVVNAALAVLFIFGLGWGVAGAAWAAVIAVTLQNGLALGLLGHLHGPRFGPFRLARPTRGELGSLARVSLPAGVTELADVSAFTAFQGVLSRLGPTELAASQIALQLASLGFLPAFALASATGSLLSRALGAGRPEVATRIGWRGTGLAAAFMGVLGVLFLTLPRPLIGLFSRSPEVLAVGTSVLAVMAAYQILDGVAIVLGGALGGAGDTRFRLIVTLTGAWLVMVLGASWLAPRYGVTGAWGAALAFITLAAVAYVLRFASGRWRSVRL
- a CDS encoding phosphoribosylanthranilate isomerase, which gives rise to MIRVKVCGITSVHDALLSAEVGADALGFIFAPVSRRLVLAGVAREAGLAVGPAVGRVGVFLNQGLDEVLRLAEAARVSAVQLHGPLSSLYVREVARYHPVLRVLCPGDLGRGDVLETLEDPAVTPMVDAPEPGGGVPLDWEALRDVFPPGAWLAGGLGPANVAEAIRVLRPAGVDAVSRLEERPGVKNPGEVRAFIRAAREAGRQSYPQ